The following are encoded together in the Bradymonas sediminis genome:
- a CDS encoding complex I subunit 4 family protein, which yields MLNIISSTLTLGTALTDGSFPWLTVVTFAPLLGVLALMLIPKEQVGALRNTALIFSLGVFFVSLGILLNFDPNPTQSAGAFTFQLIEGPVDWIPSLGISYATGIDGISLWLIILTTFLMPITIFSTYAAVDKHVKEYMIALLFIETAMLGTFMATDVFLFYIFWEMMLIPMYLIIGVWGGEKRIKAAVQFFIFTMAGSLLMLIAILYVYLKTGDASGQHSFMLADMLAVDLTYKEQLFLFAAFALAFAIKVPLFPFHTWLPLAHVHAPTAGSVILAGVMLKMGTYGLLRFAFPLFPEAVKAFAPYIAVLSVIGIVYAALIAMVQSDMKKVVAYSSVAHLGFCVLGLVAMNPLGISGAIYIMIAHGVATGGLFLCVGILKERRHTMEISEFGGIAKQMPMFAGVFGLIMLASVGLPGLNGFVGEFMAMLGASQSHFLWFSEPVVFMAPDAAEGARQAFELGKTPVFPLENSLQAGPEMTAYIFAVVAAFGVILAACYLLWMFRRVMFGPLTNAKNKVLHDLNAREITYLVPIVVMAIVMGVFPKFFLSRMDSSVHQFLQYMDANVSATGSVTVTPTQGENWLPKGKIIDGDSSDNP from the coding sequence ATGTTGAACATAATTTCCTCCACGCTAACCCTCGGGACGGCGTTGACCGACGGGAGTTTTCCGTGGTTGACCGTGGTGACCTTTGCACCGTTGCTCGGGGTCTTGGCATTGATGCTGATTCCCAAAGAGCAGGTCGGGGCGCTGCGCAATACCGCGTTGATTTTCTCTCTGGGCGTCTTTTTCGTGAGCCTCGGAATTCTTCTGAATTTCGACCCGAACCCGACCCAGTCGGCGGGCGCGTTCACCTTCCAACTCATCGAGGGGCCGGTGGACTGGATCCCGAGTCTCGGGATCTCCTACGCGACCGGGATCGACGGAATCAGCCTGTGGCTGATCATCCTGACCACCTTCCTGATGCCGATTACCATCTTCTCGACCTACGCGGCGGTCGATAAGCACGTCAAAGAATATATGATCGCGCTGCTCTTCATCGAGACCGCGATGCTCGGCACCTTCATGGCGACCGACGTCTTCCTCTTCTATATCTTCTGGGAGATGATGCTCATCCCGATGTATCTCATCATCGGTGTGTGGGGCGGCGAGAAGCGCATCAAGGCCGCGGTCCAATTCTTCATCTTCACGATGGCCGGCAGCTTGTTGATGCTCATCGCCATCCTCTATGTCTACCTGAAGACCGGCGACGCCAGCGGCCAGCACAGCTTTATGCTGGCGGATATGCTCGCGGTCGACCTGACCTACAAAGAGCAGCTCTTCCTCTTCGCCGCCTTCGCGTTGGCGTTTGCCATCAAGGTGCCGCTGTTCCCGTTCCATACCTGGTTGCCGCTTGCTCATGTGCATGCGCCCACCGCTGGCTCGGTCATCCTGGCCGGCGTGATGCTGAAGATGGGGACCTACGGGTTGCTTCGCTTCGCGTTCCCGCTCTTCCCCGAAGCCGTCAAAGCCTTCGCGCCCTATATCGCGGTCCTGTCGGTCATCGGCATCGTTTACGCCGCGCTCATCGCGATGGTTCAGTCGGATATGAAGAAGGTCGTCGCCTATAGTTCGGTGGCTCACCTTGGCTTCTGTGTGCTTGGCCTGGTCGCGATGAACCCGCTGGGAATTAGCGGCGCTATCTACATTATGATCGCCCACGGTGTCGCCACCGGTGGACTCTTCCTCTGCGTCGGCATCCTTAAGGAGCGCCGCCATACCATGGAGATCAGCGAGTTTGGCGGCATCGCCAAACAAATGCCGATGTTCGCCGGGGTCTTCGGCCTCATTATGCTGGCCTCGGTCGGTCTGCCCGGCCTCAACGGCTTCGTCGGTGAGTTCATGGCCATGCTCGGCGCGTCGCAGAGTCACTTCCTCTGGTTCAGCGAGCCCGTCGTCTTCATGGCGCCCGACGCCGCAGAAGGCGCGCGCCAGGCTTTTGAGCTGGGCAAGACCCCGGTCTTCCCGCTGGAGAACTCGCTGCAGGCCGGCCCCGAGATGACCGCCTATATCTTCGCCGTCGTCGCAGCCTTCGGCGTTATCCTCGCCGCTTGCTACTTGCTGTGGATGTTCCGCCGCGTGATGTTCGGCCCGCTGACCAACGCCAAGAATAAAGTCCTGCATGACCTCAACGCGCGTGAGATCACCTACCTGGTGCCGATCGTCGTGATGGCCATCGTCATGGGCGTTTTCCCGAAATTCTTTTTGAGCCGCATGGACAGCTCGGTGCACCAATTCCTCCAGTATATGGATGCGAATGTGAGCGCCACCGGGTCCGTGACTGTGACGCCCACCCAGGGCGAGAATTGGCTTCCGAAGGGAAAGATTATCGACGGTGATTCCTCCGATAATCCCTGA
- the nuoL gene encoding NADH-quinone oxidoreductase subunit L produces MEPHLTNFSVLGLIVLFPLLGAIINGLLGAKLPSKLLDWIGPSSIFMSFLFSMVAALTLFRQGAMVNVNGEEVWQYGQATYVVYEWIYSGALSLDISFLLDPLSALMILIITGVGFLIHIYSVGYMAKDPAKWRYFAYLNLFVFAMLLLVLGKNMLVTFIGWEGVGVSSYLLVGFWYTDEAKAIAGQKAFIINRVGDFAFLSAIFLLFYETGTFDYGSIEMIATNPETAINLLPIALPVSLLLFMAATGKSAQIPLYTWLPDAMAGPTPVSALMHAATMVTAGVFLICRMNFVFSLDPVAGIVIATVGCLTAFGAATIALVQNDIKKVLAYSTVSQLGYMFLAVGVGAYGAAVFHLMTHAFFKALLFLGAGSVIHAMSDEQDMRKMGGLKKYMPVTSKTFLIACLAISGVPFFSGFFSKDLILWSALSNAHILSVPDVVANGISIDLLTTVQASPILSEGAVDVAGWVVGFNWFFFIMGLLTAAMTAFYMFRAYFMTFEGECRADAETISHLHESPPTMAIPLLVLAILAVISGYIGFPHFVPGWLGLHDGTAYNIMLGFEHWLDEVFVVSNNFRYFGRFGAHPYTAEAISAAVSIIIAGGGIGTAWFMYLKRPELPGEISERVRGLHKVLKNKYWVDEAYDAVFVQGSVKFGRALGWFDHNIIDGLIANGLAWLAAAFGGILSNLESGNVQRYAIYIALGLVLIVLAVMYPACI; encoded by the coding sequence ATGGAACCGCATCTTACAAATTTTAGTGTGCTTGGTTTGATCGTATTGTTCCCGTTACTCGGGGCAATCATCAACGGGCTCTTGGGCGCCAAACTTCCGTCGAAACTCCTCGATTGGATTGGGCCGTCGTCGATCTTCATGTCCTTCCTTTTCTCGATGGTCGCCGCGCTGACGCTTTTCCGTCAGGGCGCCATGGTCAACGTGAATGGTGAGGAGGTCTGGCAATACGGCCAGGCGACCTATGTCGTCTATGAGTGGATCTATTCGGGCGCGTTGTCGCTGGATATCTCATTCCTGCTCGACCCGCTCAGCGCGCTGATGATCCTGATCATCACGGGCGTGGGCTTTTTGATCCACATCTATTCGGTCGGCTATATGGCCAAAGACCCGGCCAAATGGCGCTATTTCGCCTATTTGAACCTGTTTGTCTTTGCCATGCTCCTGCTGGTGCTCGGCAAGAATATGCTGGTCACCTTCATCGGTTGGGAGGGCGTCGGCGTCAGCAGTTATCTGCTCGTTGGCTTCTGGTACACCGATGAGGCCAAGGCCATTGCGGGTCAGAAGGCGTTTATCATCAACCGTGTGGGTGACTTCGCGTTTCTGTCCGCGATCTTCCTGCTATTCTACGAAACCGGCACCTTCGATTATGGCTCGATCGAGATGATCGCGACCAACCCGGAGACCGCCATCAACCTGCTGCCGATCGCGCTTCCCGTGTCGCTGCTGCTGTTCATGGCCGCCACCGGTAAGAGTGCGCAGATTCCGCTGTATACCTGGTTGCCCGACGCCATGGCTGGCCCGACGCCGGTCTCCGCGCTGATGCATGCGGCGACCATGGTCACCGCCGGTGTCTTCCTTATCTGCCGCATGAACTTCGTGTTCTCGCTGGACCCGGTTGCCGGCATCGTGATCGCCACGGTGGGTTGCTTGACCGCCTTTGGCGCCGCGACCATCGCGCTGGTGCAGAACGACATCAAGAAAGTCCTGGCGTATTCCACCGTCAGCCAGCTCGGTTATATGTTCCTGGCGGTTGGCGTGGGCGCTTATGGCGCGGCCGTCTTCCACCTTATGACACACGCTTTCTTCAAAGCGTTGCTCTTCCTGGGCGCCGGTAGCGTGATTCACGCGATGAGCGACGAGCAGGATATGCGAAAGATGGGCGGGCTAAAGAAATATATGCCCGTCACCTCCAAGACCTTCCTCATCGCGTGTCTGGCCATCTCGGGTGTGCCGTTCTTCAGCGGCTTCTTCTCCAAGGACCTTATCCTGTGGAGCGCCCTGTCCAACGCTCATATCCTGTCGGTCCCGGATGTCGTGGCCAACGGTATCTCCATCGACCTTTTGACCACCGTGCAGGCGAGCCCCATTCTTAGTGAAGGCGCCGTCGACGTGGCGGGTTGGGTCGTCGGGTTCAACTGGTTCTTCTTCATCATGGGTCTTCTGACCGCCGCGATGACCGCCTTCTATATGTTCCGCGCGTATTTCATGACCTTCGAGGGTGAGTGCCGCGCCGACGCCGAAACCATCTCGCACCTGCATGAGTCTCCGCCTACCATGGCGATTCCGCTGTTGGTCCTGGCCATTCTGGCCGTGATTTCGGGTTATATCGGCTTCCCGCATTTCGTTCCGGGGTGGCTCGGACTCCACGACGGCACCGCTTATAATATCATGCTCGGTTTCGAGCATTGGCTCGACGAAGTCTTCGTCGTCTCCAACAACTTCCGCTATTTTGGCCGCTTCGGCGCGCATCCGTACACCGCCGAGGCCATCTCCGCGGCGGTCAGCATCATCATCGCTGGCGGCGGAATCGGCACCGCCTGGTTTATGTATCTCAAACGCCCCGAGCTGCCCGGAGAGATCTCCGAGCGCGTGCGCGGACTGCACAAAGTGCTTAAGAACAAGTACTGGGTCGACGAGGCCTACGACGCGGTCTTCGTGCAGGGTTCGGTTAAATTCGGTCGCGCGCTTGGCTGGTTCGACCACAATATCATCGACGGATTGATCGCCAACGGCTTGGCGTGGCTCGCCGCGGCATTCGGCGGCATCCTGAGCAATCTGGAGAGCGGCAACGTGCAACGCTACGCGATCTATATCGCGCTGGGACTGGTTTTGATTGTCCTGGCGGTGATGTACCCCGCGTGCATTTAA
- the nuoK gene encoding NADH-quinone oxidoreductase subunit NuoK, with translation MIWEPTLAHYLILAAAVFSLGLLGVMIRRNAITLFMCIELMLNSVNLTFIAFSKYRVDLDGQIFAFFVIAVAAAEAAVGLAIIIHLFRHKRSVNVDQAAELQY, from the coding sequence ATGATCTGGGAACCCACACTGGCTCATTACCTGATCCTCGCCGCGGCTGTTTTTAGCCTTGGCTTGCTCGGTGTAATGATCCGGCGAAACGCCATCACGCTCTTTATGTGCATCGAGTTGATGCTTAACTCCGTGAACCTGACGTTCATTGCGTTTAGCAAATACCGCGTCGACCTGGATGGGCAGATCTTTGCATTTTTTGTCATCGCAGTTGCCGCGGCCGAAGCCGCCGTGGGGCTGGCGATTATTATCCACCTCTTTCGGCATAAGCGTAGCGTCAACGTCGATCAGGCTGCTGAGCTGCAATATTAG
- a CDS encoding NADH-quinone oxidoreductase subunit J produces the protein MGFWEPLFFWIFTAGVLATSLAVVLFRNPLYSALALIADFFCFAGLYVLLSAHFMAVIQILVYGGAIMVLFLFIIMLLNLSDEDLGPRLFSLHQILAVASSVAVFIFAASAIVAVVDFDKVDATLAEAKQAQATDAEGEGEAKASNVVEVETAIPGLYAFNTEDALELRYADKLRSWNSGETTYATDKYARFNDDTPYVVPPGLMEKLPSAEHPGKAMGPDGRPVAIRGGGKDRSGTVFGTVEPISLLLVNRFVVPFELTAILLLAAIVGAVILAKKRL, from the coding sequence ATGGGTTTTTGGGAACCCCTATTTTTTTGGATATTTACAGCCGGCGTGCTTGCCACGAGCCTGGCAGTCGTCCTCTTTCGTAACCCGCTCTACAGTGCGTTGGCGCTTATCGCCGACTTCTTCTGTTTTGCCGGGCTCTACGTGTTATTGTCGGCGCATTTCATGGCCGTCATCCAGATCCTGGTTTACGGGGGCGCCATCATGGTGCTCTTCCTGTTTATCATTATGTTGCTCAATCTGAGCGACGAGGACCTGGGCCCACGGCTGTTTAGCCTGCATCAGATATTGGCTGTCGCCTCCTCGGTGGCCGTCTTTATCTTTGCGGCTTCTGCCATCGTTGCGGTGGTCGACTTCGACAAGGTCGACGCGACCCTCGCCGAGGCGAAGCAAGCCCAGGCGACGGATGCCGAAGGGGAGGGCGAGGCCAAGGCCTCGAACGTCGTGGAAGTTGAAACCGCGATTCCCGGCCTCTACGCCTTTAATACCGAGGACGCGCTTGAACTGCGCTACGCAGACAAGCTGCGCTCCTGGAATTCGGGCGAGACGACCTACGCGACCGATAAATACGCAAGATTCAATGACGATACGCCCTATGTGGTCCCGCCCGGGCTGATGGAGAAGCTGCCGTCGGCCGAGCACCCCGGAAAAGCGATGGGCCCCGATGGGCGCCCGGTCGCCATCCGCGGCGGCGGCAAGGACCGCTCCGGCACCGTCTTCGGCACCGTCGAGCCGATCAGCCTTTTGCTGGTCAACCGCTTCGTGGTCCCCTTCGAGTTGACGGCGATTCTGTTGCTCGCCGCCATCGTGGGCGCCGTGATTCTTGCTAAGAAACGACTATAA
- the nuoF gene encoding NADH-quinone oxidoreductase subunit NuoF: protein MDELYFSRNFSIPNAHTLKVYEAHGGFQALKKALTMDGPTIIDEVKKSNLRGRGGAGFPTGVKWSFMPKDSDVPMYMVVNADEGEPGTFKDRYLMELDPMRLIEGCIITAHTLGIRYGYIFVRGELQLAQRRLQAAIDECYAKGLLGKDIMGKSGFDFDLNVHSSAGAYICGEETGMIEGLEGKPGKPRLKPPFPAIVGVFGAPTLVNNVESISAIPFIIEKGGEWFASIGVEKNGGPKLYGLSGHIKKPGVYEAPSGITIRELLEEYGGGMLDGSELKAIVPGGSSCSILTADALDAPMAIEGMREFGSTMGTGCITFFDQSTCIVRLAARIAHFYHHESCGQCTPCREGSGWSAKVLDAIENGRGRMEDLELLLDMVNNVQGNTICALGDAFAVPLRSYVQVFTDEFEAHIKDGCCSFPAWGKARNTGIEVA from the coding sequence ATGGATGAACTCTATTTCAGCCGGAACTTTTCGATCCCCAACGCCCATACGCTCAAGGTCTATGAGGCCCACGGCGGATTTCAGGCGCTTAAAAAAGCCCTGACGATGGACGGGCCGACCATCATCGATGAGGTCAAGAAGTCGAACCTTCGCGGCCGCGGTGGTGCAGGTTTCCCCACCGGGGTGAAGTGGAGCTTCATGCCCAAGGATTCGGACGTGCCGATGTATATGGTCGTCAACGCCGACGAGGGTGAGCCGGGGACGTTCAAGGACCGCTACCTGATGGAGCTCGACCCGATGCGCCTGATCGAGGGCTGCATCATCACCGCGCATACCCTGGGGATTCGCTACGGCTATATCTTCGTGCGCGGCGAGCTTCAGTTGGCGCAGCGGCGACTCCAGGCGGCCATCGACGAGTGCTACGCCAAGGGCCTGCTGGGCAAAGATATCATGGGCAAGTCGGGCTTTGACTTCGACCTCAACGTCCACTCCTCGGCCGGCGCGTATATCTGCGGTGAGGAGACGGGCATGATCGAGGGCCTCGAAGGAAAGCCGGGTAAACCCCGCCTTAAGCCGCCGTTCCCGGCAATCGTGGGCGTCTTCGGCGCGCCGACCCTGGTCAATAACGTCGAGTCGATCTCGGCCATTCCGTTTATCATCGAGAAGGGTGGTGAGTGGTTCGCGTCGATCGGCGTTGAGAAAAACGGTGGGCCCAAGCTCTACGGTTTGTCCGGCCATATTAAAAAGCCCGGCGTCTACGAGGCGCCTTCCGGCATCACGATCCGTGAATTGCTCGAGGAATACGGCGGCGGCATGCTCGACGGCAGCGAGCTTAAGGCGATCGTGCCGGGCGGGTCCTCCTGCTCTATCTTGACCGCCGACGCGCTCGACGCGCCGATGGCGATCGAGGGGATGCGCGAGTTCGGCAGCACCATGGGCACCGGTTGCATCACCTTCTTTGACCAATCCACCTGCATCGTGCGGCTGGCCGCGCGTATCGCCCACTTCTATCACCATGAGTCCTGCGGCCAGTGTACCCCGTGCCGCGAGGGCAGTGGCTGGTCGGCCAAGGTGCTCGACGCGATCGAGAACGGGCGAGGGCGCATGGAAGACCTCGAGCTGCTGCTCGACATGGTCAACAACGTCCAGGGCAATACGATTTGCGCCCTCGGCGACGCCTTCGCGGTGCCGCTTCGCAGCTATGTGCAGGTCTTCACCGACGAGTTTGAGGCACATATCAAAGACGGTTGCTGCTCGTTCCCCGCGTGGGGAAAAGCCCGCAATACCGGGATTGAAGTCGCTTAA
- the nuoE gene encoding complex I 24 kDa subunit family protein has product MALQFSEEAETKFQTLVSRYPNTHAALLPSLLLAQAEFGWISVEVMDYLAERLALNPAQVLATATFYTMYNKQPVGKAHLQVCTTFTCAVCGGFDLINRIEDRLNIRSGETTADGKYTLSEVECLAACGGAPMLMVTYSDGEIEYFEKLDDAKFDAMFAKLEARVSLLPQPAGMH; this is encoded by the coding sequence ATGGCATTACAATTTTCCGAAGAGGCCGAGACCAAATTCCAGACGCTCGTGTCTCGCTACCCGAATACCCACGCAGCGCTGCTGCCTTCGCTTTTGTTGGCACAGGCCGAGTTTGGCTGGATCTCAGTCGAAGTCATGGACTATTTGGCCGAGCGTCTCGCGCTTAACCCCGCTCAAGTGCTGGCCACCGCTACTTTTTATACCATGTATAATAAGCAGCCCGTTGGTAAAGCACACCTGCAGGTATGCACCACGTTCACCTGCGCGGTTTGCGGCGGTTTCGACCTGATTAACCGCATTGAAGACCGCTTGAATATCCGCTCCGGTGAGACCACCGCGGACGGCAAATATACGCTCTCAGAAGTCGAGTGCCTGGCCGCATGCGGCGGCGCGCCGATGCTGATGGTGACCTATTCCGACGGGGAGATCGAATATTTCGAGAAACTCGACGACGCGAAGTTCGATGCGATGTTCGCCAAGCTCGAGGCGCGCGTGTCGCTGCTTCCGCAGCCCGCGGGTATGCATTAA
- a CDS encoding GNAT family N-acetyltransferase yields MDKPEILYDAPTLADIKRIGQLFFEDMTDLGVGITDEDMFRLATHVVEGSMAEEPTFLCRVARPGPGVEPCGVVLANFNWSLKFAGRAMWIEELYVTPDFRRMGIGRELVDVVLDYADQHGFRGIDIEAYQGNTPASVLYRTMGFHRLGRERFYYRLGPQEFL; encoded by the coding sequence ATGGATAAGCCTGAGATTCTCTACGACGCCCCGACCCTCGCCGACATTAAGCGCATCGGGCAGCTTTTCTTCGAAGATATGACCGACCTGGGCGTCGGCATCACCGACGAGGATATGTTCCGACTCGCCACGCATGTCGTCGAGGGGAGCATGGCCGAGGAGCCGACGTTTTTGTGCCGGGTCGCGCGACCCGGCCCGGGCGTCGAGCCCTGCGGCGTGGTGCTTGCCAATTTTAATTGGTCGCTCAAATTCGCCGGGCGCGCCATGTGGATCGAAGAGCTCTATGTCACCCCCGACTTTCGCCGCATGGGCATCGGGCGCGAGCTGGTCGATGTCGTCCTCGACTACGCAGACCAGCACGGGTTTCGCGGCATCGACATCGAGGCGTACCAGGGCAACACCCCCGCGTCGGTGCTCTACCGCACGATGGGTTTTCACCGCCTGGGGCGCGAGCGTTTCTATTATCGCCTCGGCCCCCAAGAGTTCTTATAA
- a CDS encoding hemerythrin domain-containing protein, protein MEHTKENSELLDVVHHEHDHLCRLFDDIGETFEKITSGELEEPRRGEALETAQEDLQMALEEMLHHFNQEEEVFFVEIEAQFPEYAKDIARLVDGHELICDRTRWLNRQLKLPDVAQGERPEEILKVIKQMCKLVHNHAVNENRLFDNALARMPADQRERMREEISKL, encoded by the coding sequence ATGGAACACACAAAAGAGAACTCGGAACTGCTCGACGTTGTTCATCACGAACATGATCATCTCTGCCGGCTCTTCGACGATATCGGCGAGACCTTCGAGAAGATCACCAGCGGGGAGCTCGAAGAGCCGCGCCGCGGCGAGGCGCTCGAGACCGCGCAGGAAGACCTGCAGATGGCGCTCGAGGAGATGCTTCATCATTTCAACCAGGAAGAAGAAGTCTTCTTTGTCGAAATTGAGGCGCAATTCCCCGAGTACGCCAAGGATATCGCGCGCCTGGTCGACGGCCATGAGCTCATCTGTGACCGCACCCGCTGGTTGAACCGCCAGCTCAAGCTCCCGGACGTCGCCCAGGGCGAGCGCCCCGAAGAAATCCTCAAAGTTATCAAGCAGATGTGTAAGCTCGTGCATAATCACGCGGTCAACGAGAATCGCCTCTTTGATAACGCGCTGGCGCGCATGCCTGCCGACCAGCGCGAGCGAATGCGCGAAGAAATCAGCAAGCTCTAA
- a CDS encoding NAD-dependent epimerase/dehydratase family protein, with amino-acid sequence MKVLITGISSKLGRLVAGRLVAAGHQVLGVDRRGWPSAPEGVKMFHADIRKRPAEDVFRTERPDAAIHMATVTHVSAGPEERYRINLRGTRTVFDHCHTYGVKHAVFVGRHTFYGAASDAPNHHSEADPPLAVSTFPALADLVAADLFAGSALWRFPEMDTAVLRLCYTLGESGRGTLANYIRGPRVPTILGFDPLYQFIHEEDAARAICETLEHKLRGVYNVAGPQPVPLSLLIQATGRKSVMIPEPLFNLSVGRFGLPDLPRGATAHIKYPIVVDDHAFRKATGFETRFDEIETMHAYAQAHPLSE; translated from the coding sequence ATGAAAGTGCTGATTACAGGAATTTCGAGCAAGCTCGGGCGTCTGGTGGCGGGGCGATTGGTCGCGGCGGGGCATCAGGTGCTGGGCGTTGACCGGCGCGGGTGGCCGAGCGCCCCCGAGGGCGTGAAGATGTTTCACGCCGATATCCGAAAACGCCCGGCCGAAGATGTCTTTCGCACCGAGCGCCCCGACGCCGCCATCCATATGGCGACCGTGACGCATGTGTCCGCCGGCCCCGAGGAGCGCTACCGCATCAACCTGCGCGGCACCCGTACGGTCTTCGACCATTGCCACACTTACGGGGTCAAGCACGCCGTATTCGTGGGGCGCCATACCTTCTACGGCGCCGCCTCCGACGCCCCGAACCACCACAGCGAGGCCGACCCGCCCCTGGCCGTGTCGACCTTCCCGGCGCTGGCCGACCTCGTCGCCGCCGACCTCTTCGCCGGCTCGGCCCTGTGGCGCTTCCCCGAGATGGACACCGCCGTTTTGCGCCTGTGCTACACCCTGGGCGAATCCGGGCGCGGCACGCTGGCCAATTATATCCGCGGCCCGCGGGTGCCGACCATCCTGGGCTTCGACCCGCTCTACCAATTTATCCACGAAGAAGACGCCGCCCGCGCCATCTGCGAGACGCTCGAGCATAAGTTGCGCGGCGTTTATAATGTCGCCGGCCCCCAACCCGTGCCGCTGTCGCTGCTTATCCAGGCGACCGGGCGAAAGAGCGTCATGATCCCCGAGCCGCTGTTTAACCTCAGCGTCGGCCGCTTCGGCCTGCCCGATCTTCCCCGCGGCGCCACCGCCCACATCAAATACCCCATCGTGGTCGACGACCACGCCTTCCGCAAAGCCACCGGCTTTGAGACCCGTTTCGATGAGATCGAGACGATGCACGCCTATGCCCAGGCGCACCCGCTCTCCGAATAG
- a CDS encoding lysophospholipid acyltransferase family protein, whose protein sequence is MSLKFFTNREVAEKVRRIELPFNAYGLDPYGVSQDYLAVFYSLLLPLYRDYFTVRTHGIENIPAQGRAMVVGNHSGGLPVDGAMVLASLFAEMDPPRLAQGMVEKFAQSLPFLSHWFSRVGQFAGLPEHAERLLNDDRLLMVFPEGVRGVGKLFKDRYKLERFGTGFIRLALATNTPVIPMAFIGGEEALPTAFHLKKMAKLIGVPYIPVPPYLLPLPMPVHCEIYYGEPMYFSGNGNEEDRVINGYVEQVKERISELIEQGRVERRSVFGGLRPKPRIDNDAVRFDP, encoded by the coding sequence ATGTCGCTGAAATTTTTTACCAATCGAGAGGTCGCCGAGAAGGTTCGGCGCATCGAGCTCCCGTTTAACGCCTATGGACTCGACCCCTACGGGGTGTCTCAGGATTATTTGGCGGTTTTTTATAGCCTTCTATTGCCGCTGTACCGTGATTATTTCACGGTGCGCACCCACGGCATCGAGAATATTCCCGCCCAGGGAAGGGCGATGGTCGTGGGGAATCACTCCGGCGGCCTGCCGGTGGACGGCGCGATGGTCCTGGCGTCACTCTTCGCCGAAATGGACCCGCCGCGCCTGGCTCAAGGGATGGTTGAGAAATTCGCCCAGAGCCTGCCGTTTTTGTCGCATTGGTTCAGCCGGGTGGGGCAATTCGCGGGGCTTCCCGAGCACGCCGAGCGCCTGCTCAACGATGACCGTCTCCTGATGGTCTTCCCCGAGGGCGTTCGGGGCGTCGGAAAACTCTTCAAGGATCGCTATAAGTTGGAGCGCTTCGGCACCGGGTTTATCCGGCTGGCCCTGGCCACCAACACGCCGGTGATTCCGATGGCGTTTATCGGCGGCGAAGAGGCGCTGCCTACCGCATTTCACCTCAAAAAAATGGCGAAGCTCATCGGGGTTCCCTATATCCCGGTGCCTCCCTATCTATTGCCGCTGCCGATGCCGGTGCACTGCGAGATCTATTACGGCGAGCCGATGTATTTTAGCGGCAATGGCAACGAAGAAGACCGCGTCATCAACGGGTATGTCGAGCAGGTCAAAGAGCGTATCTCCGAGCTGATCGAGCAGGGCAGGGTGGAGCGGCGCTCGGTCTTTGGCGGGCTTCGCCCAAAGCCGAGAATCGACAATGATGCGGTGAGGTTTGACCCATGA